The DNA sequence AAATCCCCATTGAAGCAAGGTAGTCATGGCTCTGATCGTGTGTTTTAAAACAACCCTCGGCTAATTTTTTGGGCATTTTAAAGCGATTGAGAATGGATTCTTCCGTCGGTTTTTCATAAAAGTCTTGAACCCAGCGCTCTTCATCGATTTGAAGCAATCCCATCCGAGGCGCATCTTTTTTGCCAACGGGAATGGATGCAATGGTGAGATCGGCTTCCATGGTCATTGCAAATTTAAGCAGTTTTCTAAGATCCATTGAATAGAGATGATCTCCTGAGAGGATCAGGTAATATTCGGAGGGGATATCGAGAAGATGCTCTAAATTTTTGCGCACGGCATCTGCAGTCCCCCGGTACCAGAGCTTATCGTGTAGAGTCTCTTCAGGGCTAAGGAGTTGAATGTCAATTTGATTGTGTGCCGTCAGTTGATACGTCTCTCGAATGTGTTTATTGAGGTGGGAGGCTAAGTACTGTGCGATGACAAAGATGTGGGGGATTCCCGAGTTAATGGAGGCTGAAAGGGGAATATCAATGAGGCGGTATTTGCCTCCGAAAATCACATCGGGTTTACAGCGCGTTTCAGTGAGGGGGTAAAGACGGGTCCCTTGACCACCGGCTAAGATGATAGTGGCTACATTAAACTCCTCATCTCGCGCATAATTATCCAAAACAAACTCTTATTTTATAATGTGGTATAATTAATAAACCCACTCTTTTTACTTTTATTTAATATATGATGAGGTTTTAAATCCAGTATATCTATAGAAAAATTAATTCTTTAGGTGATAGATTAAGAGCGTGAAAGGTTTGCGTTTTAAATTGAAAAATTCGGTTGGATTTCTTGAGCTTTTAATGATTTTTCAGGTATTCAAAAAGATAAGGATATGCAAGATTTCTTCTTATTCTTATAATCGTATAAGTGTTTTTTATTTAAATGCTTATGCAATACAATAGCCGACATACCCGGGGGCTTTTATGCTAGGATTTAGCTTAAAATATATCGACTCTGAACGGATGATACTCGATGATTGGATGGCAGAATTTGAAGTATTTGAATATACCCACCCTTGGGAGGAGCAAGACGATTCCGAATCAACCTTTTTTATATAAATCATCAAAGGTCTGATATCTGCTATTTTATTTTTTTCCTATTGAGCGTAAGATAGGGTGCAAACTCTTGATTTCAATAGGATAGAATCATGGCAGATGTAAAAGAATTTGATATTGCAGTGATTGGCGCGGGTCCCGGCGGATATGTTGCGGCGATTAAGGCTGCCCAAAGCGGCAAAAAAGTTGCTCTGATCGAACGCGATCAATTAGGTGGGACTTGTTTAAATTACGGGTGTATTCCAACCAAGACTTTGATTGCCAATGCCGATGTCGTCTACAATATTAAGCGCGCATCGGAATTCGGAATCACGGTTGGCCAGGTCTCATTTGACTATGCCAAGATGACCGAGAGAAAAGATCAGGTTGTCGGTAAGATTCGCAGTAGTTTGGAAGGGTTGATCTTATCCAATAAGATCACGATCATTCGCGGATCTGCGCAATTTGTCGATCGCTATCATTTGAAAATCACCGGTGATGAGCCAACGATGCTCCGTGCAGATAAGATCATTATCGCAACCGGTTCCAAGCCGATGGAGATTGCTTCGCTTCCCTGTGATCATAAAAAGGTGTTTAATTCGACATCGATTTTAGAGCTCACCCATTTACCTCAATCGATTATTGTTGTCGGAGGGGGATATATCGGGTGTGAGTTTGCATCGCTTTTTGGTGAACTCGGCTCAGATGTGACCATTGTTGAAGCATTAGATCAGATTGTCAAACTGCAAGGAAAAACCATTTCGGAGGCGCTATCGCGCGCTTTCCAAAAGAGAAATATCAAAATAGAAACGAGCGTTTCTGTCCAAGAGATCAAAGACGTCGCTTCCGGTCTTGAAGTTGTTTTAAATGACGGAAGGGTGTTATCAAGTGAAATGGCTCTCATCGCTGTTGGAAGAGACATTGTAACGGATGGACTTAAGTTAGAAAATGCCGGACTATCGACCGGGCCGCGTGGGATCATTGAGGTGGATAGCAAGATGCAAACGCATGTCGATGGCATATATGCCATTGGCGATGTAACCGGGAAGATGATGCTTGCTCATGTCGCTTCGCATCAAGGCATTACGGCTGCACTTAATGCCTGTGGTGAAAATGCTTATATGCATTACCATGCAGTGCCTGCGGTCATCTTTACATCACCTGAAATTGCGATGGTTGGAATGATGGCAGAAGAGGCAACGGAAGAAGGGTATCAGATTAAAACGGCTAGATTCCCCTTGCAAGCACTTGGGAAAGCGCAAGCTTCAAAAGATACGGATGGTTTTGTCGATATGATTATCGATGCTAAAACAAAACAAATCTTAGGGGCTCAGGTGATTGGACATGGGGCGGCTGACCTCATTTCTGAAATGGCATTAGCTGTTAATAATGAGTTGACGGTTGATTGCGTGATTGAGACGATCCATGCACACCCTACAATGGCTGAGGCTTGGCTCGAGGCATCGCTGATTGCCAATGATACACCGATTCATTTCCCCCCTAAACGATAAGAGGAGATCAAAGCTTGTGAAGCTCGAGATGTTTGATGAACGGCCTAAAGTCAATAAACCCAATCGACTCCCTGCTAATCCCGAAAAGGGACAGGGGAGATTTCCCTCTTGGCTCCATCGAAAATTGCCTAAAGGTGAGGCGCTCTTTGAGACCAATGCCATTTTGCAAAAACACCGGCTCAATACCGTTTGCGAAGAGGCAAAGTGTCCGAATCGCTTTGAATGTTATTCAAAGAAAACAGCGACATTTTTAGTGCTTGGCAAAGAGTGTACGAGACAATGTGGTTTTTGTGATATTGACTTTTCAAAAATGCCGGCGGCTCCCGATCCGCATGAGCCTGAGCGCATTGCAGAATGTGTGAGGGATTTAGGATTAAAACATGTTGTGATTACGATGGTCGCTCGTGATGATCTTCCCGATGGGGGCGCCGATCACCTCGTGCACATTGTGCAGGCCATTAGAAAGAGTCGTCCGGAGGGGACAATTGAGCTGTTGACATCCGATTTTGATGGGAATTGGGAGGCTTTAAAGAGTGTTTTGAATGAGCCCGTTGAAGTCTTTAATCACAATATTGAAACCGTGCGGCGCTTAACACCGCGCATTAGATATCGAGCTGAGTATGATCGCACACTTGAAGTGCTCAGTCTTGCTAAAAAGCATTCCACGTCTTATGTCAAATCGGGAATGATGCTTGGCTTTGGAGAAACTAAAGAGGAAGTAAAAGAGACAATTCGAGATTTAAAAGAGGCGGGGTGCGATATTATTACCATTGGGCAATATTTGCAGGCTTCGCGCTCGCGTGCGCTTGTTAAAGCTTTTATTTCCCCTGAGGAATTTAAATTTTATGAAGAGTATGGACACTCAATTGGTGTACGCCATATGTACTGTGGCCCCTTTGTTCGCTCAAGTTACAATGCAGATCTTCTCACTCAATCTCTTTAGAATGGATACACACGATGCAAGATAATGATGGATTCCCCCTACTTCCCCTACTTGATGCCATGGATGTCGAGATTCTAATGCATCGGGATGCCCATTTTGGGAGCAATTTTGATGTGATGCTCGATTATTACGAAGAGGGGGGCGTGGGTGTTGTCGATGACTTTGAAATCAAGAGAATCAAAGAGCTTCAAGCTCAAGAAAAAGCTGTAGGACAAAATCTCTCTGAGATTCTCATGCCTCTACCCGCTCAACAAATCGTCGAGAGAGCTAAAAAATTGTATCACGATTTGCGCGATGTGTACGCAACAGCCTCGTCTTCCGATAGCATGCCCTGTTTAATGAGCGATTTGATCCTATCCGAAGAAGAAGTGCCTCAAGAAGAAATGGAAAAACTAGTGGCTTTGGGAAAAAAAGTGACTAAACCATTAATACATCTGCTCAATTCCGATGTGTTTTATGACCCCTTGTTCCCGGGATATGGACGCGTGCCTATTTTTGCTGCGCAGTGCTTGGCTAAAATCCAAGATGAGAGTGTGATTCCCTTTCTATTTTCCGCACTTAATCAAGACAACTTTTTTACTGATGAAGAAATTATTAAAGCGCTGCTCTCTTTTGGAGCTCCTGCAAAAGATTTTTTGATCAAGCGGTTGGTTACAAAACCGTATACAAAAGACAATGAGCATGCCATTATCACTCTTTCTTCTTTAGGGGATGATCCGGAAGTGGCACATGTCGCATTATCTGTCTTAGAAGACGAGGAAATGCGCAAGCATGAAGCGTTTTGTATTTATCTGATTTTTACTTGCTCGGGTTTGATGCATGAGAAAGAGCGCGCTCGGTTTAAAGCACTGCTTTCGCATTCCGATCTCTCTGAAGCTCTAAAAAAAGAAATGAAAGTCGTTATAAATCATTGGAAATAGAATTATCTTTTTGTGTATACCGATAGGAGTCGAAAATATTGAGGAGAAGATGGATAAAGAGATTATGTTGCATGAGCGGACAAAATTGTGTCAATTCTGTGAAGGAGATGTTCCTTTAGATGCACAAGAGTGCCCTTTTTGTGGACAACTTTTATCTGAGCCCATTGCATCACCTGATGATGAACCCCCGGCGGCCTCTTCATTCGCCAATCGGTATGATCCACCCTATGCTCCCGATATTAAACTTAAGAGATCCCATCCTCAAACGAATGTTTCCGATCCCTTTGCAGAGCATAAGGCTGAGTTTGAGCGCAATGTAAAGCAAGCCAATCCAAAAGCCCCCCTTCAGTCTCAAGAGGGAAAGATGCATTTGGCCTCTATTTTCTTGCTGACAATTGGAGCGCAGCTCTTAACGATCGGTCTTCTGATTTTGTTTTTTTCAACGGATGGGGAGCTCACGCTTCAGTGGAAGAGTAAGTATTGGTATATCTATAGCCTGCTTGCACTGCCTCTTCTTTTTTTCGGCAGAAGATCACTTCGAAAAATCGACGGCAATGCGGGCTAACCCGCATTGCTCCAAAATACGGATTATGAGGGCGGCGGTCCGCCATACAACCCAATACCATCCAACCGCTATGAGTAAGATGATAAGGCATTTATGGCTAAAATGCTACTGGATTTTATTGGGTTTTGATGGTGCAATAGGCAAGTCGTTGCACCGCCTGTGCACCGTGGGATTAAGAAGGTTTGCGTTTTTTTGAGCTTTTCTTTGGACTGATCGAGTTAATTTGTTTAACTTCTTTAATAGCCTCGATAAAATGCTTTTCAACTGGAGAAGAAAGCTCATTTAATTGTTGCCGGTATTTAGCGTATTCCGCCTTTGCCTTATTTAGAGCAATTTGATGACTAATCTTTCCTGCATGGGTAAGGATATTTCGATCGCTAATGCGTAGAAAATCATCTAATTTGACTATCCACTCTCTCATATACATGGGTTTACGACTGAGAGCTTGTAATTCTGCAAAGTCGAGATACATTGAAACAATGCGATTAAGAGTTTCGAGTTCCTGGTTGTTTAGATAATTTTTTGCAATCCCAACATCTGGAGCACGTAAACTGTTGCCGGTCCATGAGGTAAGCCCCATATTTGGCTTTGTAGAATCCGCTCGAGTATGGATTATTTCAGCCGCGGTATATCCGTGAGCAGCCCAATGCATTTTGTTTTGCACAATAGCAAAAAACTCTTCAGATAAGTTTGAACGTGGGTTGTAATCAATGCTGGTGGCATAAATATCGAGTACCTTCCGCCAAAAAACCTTTTCCGATGAGCGGATGTCTCTAATGCGAGCCAAAAGCTCATCAAAATAATTACCCCCACCAGATTGTTTCAATCGCTCATCATCTAAGACAAATCCTTTGATAAGAAATTCTTTCAATCGTTGAGTTGCCCAAATGCGAAACTGTGTACCCCTATGCGATGCAACTCGGTAGCCAACAGAGATGATAACATCAAGATTATAGTGAATAACCTGATAATTCTTACCATCTGCGGCAGTTATCCGGAAATTCCGGACAACTGAATCTTCTATTAGTTCGCCCCCATTAAAAATATTTTTTATATGCTCTGAAATCGTTCTCTTATCTTTATCGAATAGCTCACTCATTTGAGCTTGATTTAGCCAAACAGTTTCATCGAGAAGTCGTACTTCAACTTTAGTAAGACCGTCTTCGGTTTGATATAGAATTAGATCGCTATCAGGCACATTGTTTTTCATTATAAAGGAGTCCTAATTTTTTATAATCGGGGCCGGTTATATCCCTCTTATTCCATTATGGAGTCGGATTTGGCATCCCAGATGTTAGAAAGATTTTGCTTAAAATGCTACTGGAATTTAGGCGATTCAACAGCTAAATCAGAATGAGGCCCCGGAAGGGTTAAAGCGAAATTATTCACCGCCTTCTCTTTACGCTTGTGTAGTTCAAATTCAATCCACATCACTAAAGCATTTCTAGACCATCCATTTTTGATCGTTTGCTGAGCGTACCAAAGACGGTCTTTATGCTGTTCAAGGCGCAGCACAACTAAACGTTATTTTTGATAAATGGTATTATGCGTGGGATTTTAAAAGTTTTGGGGTTTTAGCTTTCTTTTCTGCAATGAGATCGAGCCTAATGCGTTTGAAGAGCATTTCTAATGGCGCTTTTTCCTTAAGTAATGGCGGAGCCTCTTTGCCAAGCCTTACTTCCCATGTGTCATCGGCGCTAGGGGATAAACGGACGGTAAAGAGGGTGTCAATGTCTCGAGCTTTTAAATGATAAGTCAAAGTCATTGAGCCGGTAGAAGGGAGCTCTTTAGGCTCTGTACGGGTAAAATCATTGAAAGAAATAAGATGAAGCCAATGAAAGACAGTGTGGGCAAGGGAGACGATGGTGCTTGCCACTGACACAATGTAGAGTGGAAAGTGGAGATAGGGATTTTCCAACAGGCGGTATTGAAAAAATAGGCTGACAAGGGAATGGGTGACGAAGTAGGCCGGAAGGCATTGAGTGATTTCATGAACAAGACGATTTTCCCAGAAGAAAGACGTGAGGGGGTGTTTTGCTGCTGAGAAAATATATTGCATGCCAAAGAAAACAGGTGCTGCCACGGCAATCACTCGAAAGGGGGTGTGGGGGATTTGCATCCAGGATTGGGGTGTTTTGAGATACCGCTCATATCCATAAAGGAGCACCCCCGCACATGCTCCCAGCAGGGTTCTTGAGCGGAGTGTGGGAGAATCAAAGGGAAGAACAGCCGTCATATTATCCTTTAGAGATCGATATATGTCTTATGGGGAATCGAGCGCGTTTGCAATCGATGAATCGTCTCTTTGATTTCTTGTGTTTGAGGTAAAATCATTTCAAATGCAAACAGGGCATGAGCGACATCTATTTTTAAATCGAGGCTAAAGCGATTAAATAGGGCAAAAGCTTCATGTTTAAATTCCATCAGAGGATCTTTTTGTCCAACAACGCGCATTGACACTTCCGTGCGTAGATTATCAATCGCAAGAAGATGCTCTTGCCAGTGAGAATCAAATGTCTTAATCAAGAGATTGCGAACCACATCGCGTAAGACGGATAGGGGATCGATTTCTCTTTGAGACATCTCTTGCACAACGGCAATGAGTTGCGCTTCGCCTTCGAGTTTTTTCTTAAAGGCGTTGATGATGGTATCAGTCACTTTAGTTTCAAGGGCTTCTGCTGAGATATAATCGTCATCGAATAGCGTTTCATCAAAAGAGATGGGGAAGTGCTCGTTAAGCCAAAGACGAAGGCCATTGGGATCCCAGCTGTTTTCTTGCTCTCTTGATTGTAAATATTGCATGGTCGTTTGAGTCATCAGCTGCTCAATCACATCATAAGCAATAAGGAAAGAGTCCTCTTCATGGAGAATCGCTTCACGGAAAGTATAGGCTTCTTGCCGCTGCTTATTCATCACATCATCATACTCAAGCGTGTGTTTGCGAATGGAATAGTTGCGCTGTTCAATTCTCTTTTGCGCCGTTTCAATGGATTTATTGAGAATGCCTGCAGTGATGGCTTCGCCTTCTTGTGGGCGATAGCGTTGTAAGATGGCCGTGATGCGCGGTGAGGCAAATAGTCGCATGAGCGAGTCTTCAAAAGAGACATAGAATTTAGAAGATCCCGGATCTCCTTGACGCGCAGAGCGGCCTCTCAGCTGACGGTCAATACGACGCGAGTGGTGACGTGTTGTCCCAATCACATAGAGACCGCCGAGCTCGGAAACGCCGGGTTCGAGTTTAATATCGGTTCCGCGTCCCGCCATGTTCGTTGCAACGGTAATAGCGCCTTTTTTACCGGCGTGGGCAATGATTTCAGCTTCTTTCGCATGATTTTTTGCGTTAAGGATCGTATGATCGAGTTTAGCCGTATGCAGAATGCGCGATAATTTTTCAGAAATTTCAACGGATTCCGTTCCGATGAGAATAGGGCGACCCTTCTCATGGACTGCTTGGATTTCTTTAAGGATCGCTTGGTATTTTTCCCTTTCCGTCATGTACACTTCATCGTTAAAATCAGCGCGAACACAGCGGCGATGTGTTGGGATTTCGAGAACATCCAGTTTGTAAATCTCTTTAAATTCACCCGCTTCCGTCATTGCAGTTCCGGTCATGCCGGCCAGTCCGTCATACATGCGGAAATAGTTTTGAAGCGTAATGGTCGCATAGGTTTGTGTTTCTCCCTGGATAGAGACGCCTTCTTTTGCTTCAATGGCCTGATGGAGTCCGTCAGAGAAACGGCGTCCGGGTTGTGGACGTCCGGTATGTTCATCAATAATAACAATTTTATTGTCTTGAACAATGTAGTCGATATCTTTTTCCATTAAGAGGTGAGCGCGGAAGAGTTGGCGCACATTATGAGCGCGCTCTTTTTTCGCGGCATCTTCTTGTCTTAGCGCAATTTTGCGATTGAGCTGTTCTTTATCTGAAATCGGCTCCGCATCGATTTTAGCATATTCGTCGCCAAGATCCATCATGACAAAATCGTCTTGTTGCGTTCCCTCTCCGGCATTTGCCCAAGCATGGATCCCTTTGTCGGTCAATTCATAATCGGATGCTTTCTCATCGATAATGATATAGAGCTCTGATAAGAGTTTGAGTTTTTCTTCTTTATTTTGATCGGAATAGAAATTTGTTTCCCAAGTTTCCAGGCGTGCTCGTAAATCGGGATGCTCTTTAATGCGCTTGAGCGTTTTATGGCGGGGCATCCCCTTGCTCAAAAGCCATAATGAGCGAAAGGCGTCATCGACTTCTTTTTCTTTGCCTTTAGGGATGATGAGAGCTTCATCACTCGCTTGCATTAAGCCGAGCTCTTCGAGTTTCTTTGATGTTTTTGAGGCCAATTCATTGCAAAAATTGCGCTGTAGACGGACGATTTCACTCACCGGACTTTTAAGCTCATCATACATCTGCTTCGATGCAGCCATAGGTCCTGAAATAATTAAGGGGGTGCGCGCCTCATCGACTAAGATCGAGTCGACCTCATCGATAATGGCGAAATAGTGGCCCCTCTGAACGAGATCTTCTTTGCGCTGAGCCATTGAGTTGTCTCTCAAGTAATCAAAGCCAAACTCAGAAGCAGTTCCGTAAACGATATCACTCTCATAAATATGTTGACGCTCTTCTATGGAAGTTTCATTTGTCAGCGCTGCAATGCGCAGTCCTAACCATTTAAAAATGCTTCCAATCCATTCGCAGTCTCTCATTGCAAGATAATCGTTGACCGTGACAAGGTGGACAGGTTTTTTTGTGAGAGCCCTTAAGTAAAGGGGCATCGTCGCCGTGAGCGTTTTTCCTTCTCCCGTTTCCATCTCTGCAATGCAGCCATAGTGCATGGCAATGCCGCCGATAAGCTGCACGTCATAGGGAATCATATCCCACTTTTGATTATATCCCGATACGTGGATCTCCGTACCGGCTAAGCGGCGGCAGGTGTTTTTAACGACGGCAAATGCTTCCGGCAGCATATGATCAAGGGATTCTCCATTTGCGAATCGCGCTTGAAATTCGGCCGTTTTCGATTTCAAATCGTCATCGGAGAGTTTTTTGAACTCTTCATCATAGGCATTAATTTGAGTGACAATTTTTTGGTATTTTTTAATCTGTCTTGATTGCGCCGTTCCAAAAATTTTCTTTAAAATGCCTGCCATAATCAACTAACCTTTGCGTTTTAAATCGATTATAATAGATCATTTTGTTTAAAGCAGCAATTCCTACTGAAAAAATGTGTTTGAAACATCAATCGAGACGGCTGAAAAACCGCCTTTTTGTCTATGACAGACTGACAAAGAACGTTGTCGAAGAAAAAATTTATGGGGGGACTTTCCTCAAAATTCTCTATGGCAATGCTCCTTTTGTGTCGTGGATTGGCAAAGTCTTGCTTCCATTCATTTGTCGATTGCCGATGGCATCAAAATGGTATGGATTTTTGCAAAAAAGAAGTTTTTCCAAAGCAAAAATTATTCCCTTTATCCATAAATTTCATGTCACATCGGATGAATTTGAAAAGCCTGTGGAGGCTTTTGAGTCGTTTAATGATT is a window from the Simkaniaceae bacterium genome containing:
- a CDS encoding NTP transferase domain-containing protein; the protein is MDNYARDEEFNVATIILAGGQGTRLYPLTETRCKPDVIFGGKYRLIDIPLSASINSGIPHIFVIAQYLASHLNKHIRETYQLTAHNQIDIQLLSPEETLHDKLWYRGTADAVRKNLEHLLDIPSEYYLILSGDHLYSMDLRKLLKFAMTMEADLTIASIPVGKKDAPRMGLLQIDEERWVQDFYEKPTEESILNRFKMPKKLAEGCFKTHDQSHDYLASMGIYVFKRDVLIRLLDEVKGDDFGKDLIPHFVRNKGKIASFIYQGYWEDIGTVYSYYHATMALLSNRIGLNFYDESYPIYAQVVNLPCPLITNGSILNSIICDGSIIKEANVVNSLIGLRTYILEGSTIKNSIVMGNPHYFHQEGDLPTDIGHYTIGKNCHIENAIIDENAQIGNNVTLVNKDHIEHFDGDDICIREGIIIVKAGAKIPDDTTLQSLAA
- the lpdA gene encoding dihydrolipoyl dehydrogenase, which translates into the protein MADVKEFDIAVIGAGPGGYVAAIKAAQSGKKVALIERDQLGGTCLNYGCIPTKTLIANADVVYNIKRASEFGITVGQVSFDYAKMTERKDQVVGKIRSSLEGLILSNKITIIRGSAQFVDRYHLKITGDEPTMLRADKIIIATGSKPMEIASLPCDHKKVFNSTSILELTHLPQSIIVVGGGYIGCEFASLFGELGSDVTIVEALDQIVKLQGKTISEALSRAFQKRNIKIETSVSVQEIKDVASGLEVVLNDGRVLSSEMALIAVGRDIVTDGLKLENAGLSTGPRGIIEVDSKMQTHVDGIYAIGDVTGKMMLAHVASHQGITAALNACGENAYMHYHAVPAVIFTSPEIAMVGMMAEEATEEGYQIKTARFPLQALGKAQASKDTDGFVDMIIDAKTKQILGAQVIGHGAADLISEMALAVNNELTVDCVIETIHAHPTMAEAWLEASLIANDTPIHFPPKR
- the lipA gene encoding lipoyl synthase, whose product is MFDERPKVNKPNRLPANPEKGQGRFPSWLHRKLPKGEALFETNAILQKHRLNTVCEEAKCPNRFECYSKKTATFLVLGKECTRQCGFCDIDFSKMPAAPDPHEPERIAECVRDLGLKHVVITMVARDDLPDGGADHLVHIVQAIRKSRPEGTIELLTSDFDGNWEALKSVLNEPVEVFNHNIETVRRLTPRIRYRAEYDRTLEVLSLAKKHSTSYVKSGMMLGFGETKEEVKETIRDLKEAGCDIITIGQYLQASRSRALVKAFISPEEFKFYEEYGHSIGVRHMYCGPFVRSSYNADLLTQSL
- a CDS encoding HEAT repeat domain-containing protein; this translates as MQDNDGFPLLPLLDAMDVEILMHRDAHFGSNFDVMLDYYEEGGVGVVDDFEIKRIKELQAQEKAVGQNLSEILMPLPAQQIVERAKKLYHDLRDVYATASSSDSMPCLMSDLILSEEEVPQEEMEKLVALGKKVTKPLIHLLNSDVFYDPLFPGYGRVPIFAAQCLAKIQDESVIPFLFSALNQDNFFTDEEIIKALLSFGAPAKDFLIKRLVTKPYTKDNEHAIITLSSLGDDPEVAHVALSVLEDEEMRKHEAFCIYLIFTCSGLMHEKERARFKALLSHSDLSEALKKEMKVVINHWK
- a CDS encoding virulence RhuM family protein, whose amino-acid sequence is MKNNVPDSDLILYQTEDGLTKVEVRLLDETVWLNQAQMSELFDKDKRTISEHIKNIFNGGELIEDSVVRNFRITAADGKNYQVIHYNLDVIISVGYRVASHRGTQFRIWATQRLKEFLIKGFVLDDERLKQSGGGNYFDELLARIRDIRSSEKVFWRKVLDIYATSIDYNPRSNLSEEFFAIVQNKMHWAAHGYTAAEIIHTRADSTKPNMGLTSWTGNSLRAPDVGIAKNYLNNQELETLNRIVSMYLDFAELQALSRKPMYMREWIVKLDDFLRISDRNILTHAGKISHQIALNKAKAEYAKYRQQLNELSSPVEKHFIEAIKEVKQINSISPKKSSKKRKPS
- the secA gene encoding preprotein translocase subunit SecA, yielding MAGILKKIFGTAQSRQIKKYQKIVTQINAYDEEFKKLSDDDLKSKTAEFQARFANGESLDHMLPEAFAVVKNTCRRLAGTEIHVSGYNQKWDMIPYDVQLIGGIAMHYGCIAEMETGEGKTLTATMPLYLRALTKKPVHLVTVNDYLAMRDCEWIGSIFKWLGLRIAALTNETSIEERQHIYESDIVYGTASEFGFDYLRDNSMAQRKEDLVQRGHYFAIIDEVDSILVDEARTPLIISGPMAASKQMYDELKSPVSEIVRLQRNFCNELASKTSKKLEELGLMQASDEALIIPKGKEKEVDDAFRSLWLLSKGMPRHKTLKRIKEHPDLRARLETWETNFYSDQNKEEKLKLLSELYIIIDEKASDYELTDKGIHAWANAGEGTQQDDFVMMDLGDEYAKIDAEPISDKEQLNRKIALRQEDAAKKERAHNVRQLFRAHLLMEKDIDYIVQDNKIVIIDEHTGRPQPGRRFSDGLHQAIEAKEGVSIQGETQTYATITLQNYFRMYDGLAGMTGTAMTEAGEFKEIYKLDVLEIPTHRRCVRADFNDEVYMTEREKYQAILKEIQAVHEKGRPILIGTESVEISEKLSRILHTAKLDHTILNAKNHAKEAEIIAHAGKKGAITVATNMAGRGTDIKLEPGVSELGGLYVIGTTRHHSRRIDRQLRGRSARQGDPGSSKFYVSFEDSLMRLFASPRITAILQRYRPQEGEAITAGILNKSIETAQKRIEQRNYSIRKHTLEYDDVMNKQRQEAYTFREAILHEEDSFLIAYDVIEQLMTQTTMQYLQSREQENSWDPNGLRLWLNEHFPISFDETLFDDDYISAEALETKVTDTIINAFKKKLEGEAQLIAVVQEMSQREIDPLSVLRDVVRNLLIKTFDSHWQEHLLAIDNLRTEVSMRVVGQKDPLMEFKHEAFALFNRFSLDLKIDVAHALFAFEMILPQTQEIKETIHRLQTRSIPHKTYIDL